The genome window AGGACCTTTTTATGTTGAAAAACAAAAACATCATGTATCAAACACTGCTCATGCAAGAGCTGGTGGACAATGAACTCAACCTCAGCAATGACAAAAAAGCTGAACTCGACCAACTCTATGAAGATTTTGGTCAAAAATTTCAAGTAGGAAAAATCATCACAGGTAAGGTACTATCCAAAGAAGGTAACGGTGTTACCGTTAGTATCGATTACAAATCTGATGGCTTAATTCCCTCATACGAGTTTTCTGACTACGAGATCAAAAAACTTGGTATTGGTAACGATATTGAAGTTATTTTGGATCGCCTTGAAGACGAAAGTGGCTCTGTTGTCCTTTCGTACCAGAAAGCAAAATCACTCAAAGCTTGGGAAAAAATTGCAACACTTGCAAACAACGATGAACCAGTTCGTGGCATCGTTACACATAAGGTTAAAGGCGGTTTAAGTGTCGACATTGGCATCCCAGCATTTTTGCCTGGCTCACAAGTTGACACACAACGCGTAACTGACTTTGATCAGTTTGTTGGTCAAGAAGTTGTATGCAAAATCCTAAAAATCAACAAGAAACGTGGCAACGTTATAATTTCACGCAGAAAGTATCTTGAAGAGCAACGCTTTGAAGATCGCAAGAAAGCACTCGAGTGCATTAAAGAAGGTGAGATTGTACAAGGTATTGTTAAAAACATTACCAGCTACGGTGTATTTGTTGACGTTGGAGGAATCGATGGCTTGCTGCATATCACCGACATGTCGTGGGGCCGCATCTCTCACCCAACCGAACTTGTTAAAATTGGCGACAACATCAGTGTCAAAGTCATTTCATTTGATAAGCAGAATGAAAAGATTTCACTAGGTATGAAGCAACTAACCCCAAATCCTTGGGAAAATGTTGCCCAGAAGTATCCGATCGGCAATAAAGTTAAAGGTCGCATTTCAAGCGTCACTGACTACGGCTTGTTTGTTGAAGTTGAAAAAGGTGTTGAAGGCCTCGTTCACATTTCAGAAATATCATGGACTGAGCGCATTGCAAACTTATCTAAGTATTACAACGTTGGTGATGAAATAGAAGCACTCGTTGTAGCTCTAGACAAGGATAATCGCAGAATGTCACTCAGCATCAAGCAAATGAAAGAAGATCCTTGGAAAGCGATTAGTGAGCAATTCAAAGTTGGCGATAGCATTGAAGGTAAAATTACCAACATTACAGACTTTGGCTTGTTCGTACAGCTTGCAGAGGGTGTTGATGGCCTTGTACATATTTCAGATATTTCATGGACTGATCACGTTTCACATCCAAGCGATCGCTACAAAAAGGGCGACACAGTAAAAGCAACCATCTTAGCTATTGACTCTGAAAATCGTAAAGTCTCGTTGGGCATCAAGCAACTTGAGCAAAATCCATGGACACAGGTTGCCCAAGACTATAAAGTTGGCGATATGATTGAAGGTACCGTTTCTAAAATTACTAACTTCGGCGCTTTTGTAAAACTTGAGCCAAGCGGCATAGAAGGCCTTGCACACATCTCAGAACTTGCAGATAAAGAAATTGCAAAAGTAGAAGACATTCTTAAAGTTGGACAAAAAGCAACATTTAGAATCATCAAAGTCAGCCCTGAAGAACGCAAGCTTGGTCTCAGCCTTAAAGAGCCTAAAGCTCAACAACGCACATCAGAAGGTGAGCAGGTAGCTCAAGAGAGCGAAATCGTTGCTAAGCCTAAACAGACAAGAGCTCCAAAGGATGACGTCAAAAAAACTGCAGCTGCAAAAACAACTGCTCGTGAAGGTGTACGTGGCACATTGCAACAAGCACTCGAAGAACATGCTGCAAAGATGAAAGACGACGTCCCAGCTGATTCTGAAAAGAAAGACGAAGAATAATGATGGAAAATACACTTGCAATTATTAAGCCTGATGCGGTTAAAGCTAAAAATACTGGCAAAATCATCGACCGTATAGAACAAGAGGGCTTTAACATTATCGAAATGAAAAAAATGCATCTGCAACGTAAAGACGCTGAAGCATTTTATGCGGTGCACAAAGATCGCGGTTTTTTTGGTGAACTGGTTGATTTTATGTCATCAGGTCCAATTGTAGTCATGGCTCTTGAAAAAGAAAATGCTATCGCCGCGTGGAGAGACTTGATGGGGGCTACTGATCCTGCAAAGGCCGCTGACAATACAATTCGTAAGTTGTTTGGCGCCAATGTTGGCGAAAATGCAACACACGGCTCAGACGCACCAGATACAGCAAGAGAAGAACTCAATTTCTTCTTTCCTAATCTTAGCTAAATAAAAAAAGGCCCTCCAAGTTTGGAGGGCCTTTTTTTATAGGCAATTCAATCAAATAATTCGTAACAAATAAAAAGGAGAAAAACTCATGACCATGACAAGAAGTTTAATCTTGCTCACCTCCTTACTACTTTTTATTCCCGATGCTCAATCTGCCGAAAAGCGTAAGTCAAATAAAAAGGATCACCCTTCTGTAGGCGCGACAATCAAGCGTAAGTGTATACTCAACGGCGCGCCACTCCTACCAAATACCAGTTATCAAGCAACTCCCAAAGAAGCCCTAAACAAAGCAGCTCATGTCCTTGAAAGCCTCTTTAGTGAATGCCCAGAGTGTACCTTCTCTCAGTACAACAGGCACCCTCACACCGTAGTACCATCTGAAGCTAATCTCGTATGCACGGGGTGCCGTATAAAATTTACAAAAGGGGACCTTGTAACACTCACTGCACGATCGATCATCAATAACCTGAGCATACGATCAAACGAACCACATGGTATTTATTGCCAAAGATGCTGTGAATTCAGACATACTGGCCTTGAATCTGTTCAACACTGCATCCTGCACTACTCCCCCCAAGATCTAGTACTGCTGCAAGAAGGTAAAACTATAGAATATTTTGTAGATTTATTTAATAAAACTCGAAAAAGTATCTGTCGGCATTGTATGATGCAGGCATACCTTTTATTACAAGACTTCCTTACTGACATCAAAAACTATGGGTTCATTGCGATTCTTTCAGAATCAATCGCCTTTTGTGCAAGAGGGGGTAATCTGTCAACATACCGCCCAGGCATTGAGCACCTGCTCACCATTCCGGGTATTAGCTCGACTATAACAGGGCTTCAAAATGTAGTACTTAATACCCCAGACCTCAACTGCAAAGATCTTTCCCGTAAAGCTACTCATGCGTTGCTAGCAATGGCTATCACATCATCATATGTGGCAGCAGGCTTCACCATTCAAAAGCAAAAAAATCCTCTACCAACGCCACTAACCATACTTGTAGCATTTGGTTTATGGCTTCATCAAACAATGGTACAAGAAGACCTCAACGGTGAATTGCACAAATTTTGCTATGCAAAAATACAGCTCTTGCTGGCTATAACCGCCACATTTTATCTACTGGGGCTAGGTACATTACTCTCTTAGACATATAAAAAAAGTCCCCCGGGTTTTCTTTCGGGGGACTAAAACTAGAAGATACTATTATTAAAAAAAGCTACTTACAACCACACGCTTCTTTTGCAAGTTCATAATTTTTTTCAACCTGTTTCCAGTCAATAACACTCCACCATGCGGTGATATAATCAGGACGCTTGTTTTGATATTTGAGGTAATAGGCGTGCTCCCAAACATCTAGTCCCATTATTGGAAAAAGTCCATCCTCAAACGTCGCATCTTGATTTCCCGTCGAGCTGACCACTAGCTTACCATTGCTGTCTACACATAGCCATGCCCAACCACTACCAAATCTACTTTGTGCAGCTTTATTAAATGATTCTTTGAGAGCATCAAATGAACCAAGATCCTTGTCAATTTTGCTCGCAAGTTCGCCAGATGGCTGCCCACCTCCATTGGGACTCATTACTTTCCAAAAGAGGGAGTGATTAAAATGTCCGCCACCATGATCACGCACTTTACTTGCAAGCTCTTCAGGCATGCCGCCAAGTGAACTCAGCAATTCTTCAAGTGTCTTACCATGATACTCAGTGTGAGGCTCAAGTGCTTTATTCAAATTACTAACATAAGCCTGATGATGCTTTGTATGATGCAACTCCATGGTTGGTGCATCAAGGTGAGGCTCAAGTGTGTCATACGCGTAATCAAGCTGTGGAAGACTATATGGATATTTATAATCTGAAAAGTGCTGTTTTTTAAAGCACGTCTTGCAAGACCATTTGGTCCAACATTTTTTGACAGGACAACCACCACACATAAAATAAAGCGCTGCCCACAAGCCTACAATACCTACCACAAAACCAATTAAAAACGGGCACATTTTCATAAAATCCCCTCACAGAAAAGGTTACCTAATAAACAATTACTGCAAGTGAATATAGAATCAATAGCGTGCAAATGCAACTTAAATTGGTTTCAATATAGATATTTTATCAACAACGCAAGTCCCAGATTAAACATACATCCCCAGACAATATCTACTGTTAATAATGAAATGTTTGAGTGGGCCATAACCGCAAAATTTGTACATGCATAAATCCCATACGTGATCAATCCCCAAAATAGTCCATACATGCACGAAGTAATCCAGGAACATCTCTTCAGATATGGAAGCAAAAAGACAAGCTGACCAGAAACTACCAGCACCCAAACAGCCACGGCTGCAAACCAATGAAGCGCCCCCATCTGGGTAGCTGGACGCATTAACGGCCCATAATTTGTTTTATAAAAATCGCTAGCAACAACACCAATCCAAACCAGCTCAACGGTCGCTGCAACACAACAAAGCGCTAAAAATCTGATACCAGCATAAAGAAACGTCATTCTCATACGAACTCCCTTTTTTATTTATCGTATAAATGACTGAGAAAGAAAAAGCTAGATTTTTTTCATTCGGCCAAGCAACGCCTGAAAGTCACGTGGTAATGGACAGGTATAATGATATTTCTTACCACCATATTCAAACTCAAGCGTTTGAGCATGCAATGCCTGACGAGCAATAAGTTTTGATTTGCTACCGTATAGCCCATCACCTACGATGCTATGTCCCAGCGCAGTCATGTGAACACGAATTTGATGGGTCCGACCAGTTACAATTTTTGCCTCTACTAAAGCAAAATCTTGAAAATATTCAAGAACCCTGTAGTACGTTAACGCAGGCTTGCTTGCAAAACCCATATGTGACATACGTTGCGGTTGCATTGGATTTCTACCAATCGGATAATCAATTTTACCTTCTTGAGGAGGATTTCCGTGAACAAGCGTGACATATGTCTTATTCATGGCACGGTCTTTAAACATGGCTGCCAAGTCAGTTTGAGCTTTGCGGTGACGTGCAACCAGCAAAAGCCCGGACGTCTCTCTGTCAAGGCGATGCACAATCCCAGGACGAGCAGGATCATCAAAGTCACTAAATTCCTTGTACCGCGCAAGCAAACCATTAACTAAAGAAACCTCATCTTTGCTACTTCGAGCTTGGTGAACAAGAAGCCCCGCAGGTTTGTTAACCACGATAAAGTCTGGCTGCTCATCAATAATTTCAAATTTAACGTCTGCTGGCTCAGAGTTTGGCTGCCAGTAACGAAACTCAATAGTGACGTGATCATTTAGTCGGATGGTTGTACCCGTCTTGCTGACAATCCTTTTGTTGACACTAACGCATCCTTCTTTAATCAAATCTTGCAAATAAGAACGTGAGTGGTCGGGAAATTTACCAAGCAAAAACTTATCCAGACGAAGTCCAGAATCTTGCTCTTGATCACAAATAATGAAACTTGGTGTTTTCTGAGCACCATTAATCATAACTACTTCACCATAACTAAAGATAAACATATACTGGTTACTTTCCCGTGGTTGCGGGATAAAGCCCCATACCCAAAAAAAGTAATTGTCTTTTATTATACATAATTTTATATTAGTTGTAAATTTAGCAAGCAACAAAAAGTGTGCTATAATCGCATTTGTATACCAACATCACGTCCAAAAACACGAGAGTATCAGCGTTAACGGCTAGTCTAGAGCGAGGCCTTCTATGTTAAAAATTACTGAAATTATTAATCAAATTGTCGATAATATTTCAAGCATCCTCAAAGAGGATAGTCCTCTAGGCAAGGACCTCTGGAGAACGCTGACCCAGCAACACCCTGCTGATATTGCCATGATCATCAGCAAGCTGGACGACGACAAGCAAATCAAACTTTGCAAAAAATTACCCCGTGATTTACAGGGGGTAGTTTTTGAAAAAATTCCTTCTACGCTGCAGGCAGAATTACTAATAAAATTTAATACTGACGAAGCAGCCTTTATCATGAAAGGCCTTCATGCCGATGATTTGATCGACCTTTTTGAACATTTATCAGATCACGATTTAATCAAATACCTCAAGCTACTGCAGACCAAACAGCGTAGCCAGCTTATTTCGCTTCTGAACTTCCCCCCAAATTCCGCCGGCTCTCACATGCACAGTGACGTCATCACGTTACAGGAAAATTTTACTGTTAAAAAAAGTATCGCTTTGCTTCAACGTATGGAGCTACAAACAGAGCTTTTTGAGCGAATTTATGTAACCAACAAAAATAATATTTTGATTGGCTATATCACCCTTGAACAACTTGTTTTAAATAAACCAGAAACCCCCCTTTCAGAAATTATCCATCTCAACGAGCTTCAGGTGTATGCTTACGAAGACCAAGAAGAAATTGCAAGCCAAATGCGCCACTATGATTTGCTGTATGTACCTGTAGTAGACGAAAAAAATCATTTCTTAGGTGTCATAACCGGGGACGATGTTTTTGACATTATCGAAGAAGAAGGCGAAGAAGATTTATATAAAATATCTGGGCTTTCTCCCGCAAAGGACGGTTATTTTGCTACACCTGTTACAACTTTAATCAGACAACGTAGCGCTTGGCTCGTGCTACTCCTAATATTCCAAAGCTGCTCAAGTTTCATTCTCTCACAATACCAAGACCTACTTAACAAATATGGCATGATAGCGGTATTTCTAACTATGCTCATTGGTACTGGTGGAAATGCTGGCAACCAATCCGCAACATTAGTCATTCGTGGTTTTAGCACACGCGAAATGAATCGACGCAATACATTACAAGTGCTGCGACGTGAGTTTGGCATGTCTTTAGTTATTGCCTCACTTCTTGTATTTGTAAGCTTTGGCCGTGTTTATTGGGCATACAACAATCTATTAGGCGCTTTAACTGTTAGTTTCTCTTTATTCCTTATTGTCATCACATCAATGACCCTAGGGACCCTAATACCTATCCTACTTGAACGTTTCGATTTTGACCCAGCCCACTCTGCTGCACCTTTTTTAGCAACCCTTATGGACGTACTTGGTGTGCTAATTTACTGCTTTATTTGCAGTAAAATACTACAATAGATAGGCTAGTAAGCTTTATCCACAACCTTGTGCTTTCAATACTACCTAGAACTCAAACAAATCTTTATCTTTTTTCTCCTTTTTTTGTTGACAAAGCTCGGCCAATCCTATAAATTTCTTCACATGGTGAGCGAGCCGCTAGCTCAGTCGGTAGAGCAACAGCCTTTTAAGCTGTGGGTCGTAGGTTCGAGTCCTACGCGGCTCACCATTCTTTTGAAATTGTACGTCCCCATCGTCTAGTCGGCCTAGGACTCAGGATTTTCATTCCTGCAACAGGGGTTCGAATCCCCTTGGGGACGCCATTTTACGTCATCGGCGTACTCTAGTGTCATAATTCAAATAGTTTTTTGTATATCACAGACGTATTTTTTACTGCCTAAATTCTGTAAATAACTAATAAATTCAGTTATAAAATTTTGTTTTAAAAGTTAGAATTTTATTATTTATAAACGCTTGATTGAAGGTCTCATAATGAAATCTATAAAAAATATTACTTCATTAATGATTGTAGGATTGCTGCTCGTTGATACAAGCTTTGCATATACCGATGCTGAGCTTCGACTGGCAAAATGTATTAAAAAATTCGACAGATCTGATTCAAAATTAATACAAACAGCTGAAAAAGGTAGTTTGAAGGATCTGAAAATCGCTTTAAATGATTCCGGAGTCAAGATTAACGAAGTAGGTCAACTATCCGGCATGACAGCATTGATGTATGCTAGTAGAAATGGTAATAAAGATATGGTTGCATTGCTTCTTAATAAGGGCGCTTGTCCTCATGTTAGAAGTCGCTGGGGTGATAATACAGCTTTAAGAGAAGCCGTAAAAGGAAACCATAAAAAAATTGTAAAACTACTACTTGATACACCTTCTAAAAATAGTGATCTACTTAGGCTTAGCCTTGGATATGCTTTGATAGAAGCCGCTAAAAATGGCTATCAAGATATAGTAGAGTTGCTTCTTGCTAATGGCGCCGATCCTAACGTTAAAGGTGATCCTGACGCCCAGAGTTGCATAACATCCACTACGGCTTTGATAGAAGCTTCTGGCCAAGGCCATACAAACATTGTCAAGCTGCTTCTTTCTAAAGGTGCCAATCCTAATATTGAAACGAGTGCAACATCCACTACCGCTTTACACCAAGCCTCTAGCCAAGGCCATACAGATATCGTCAAATTACTTCTTGCCAATAATGCTGATCCTAACATTAGAAATATATGGGGCGCTACAGCTTTGGAACTTGCTAAACGTGAAAAACATAAAAAAATTATTGCACTGTTTAAAGGATCTACCGTAGCTTTAGACGATGCACTCATGAGTGCCATAGTAAATGGCGATGCCAAAGCTGTTAAAGCTCATATTGATGCGGGCGCTAACGTTAATACTAGGGATGGGAATAATAATCCTGCTCTTAATAAAGCTGCGGAAAAAGGCTATACCGAAATTGTTCGTATTCTCATAGATGCAGGCGCAGATGTTAACGCTACGGACGCGTTCGGTTTAACAGCACTCTTTTTTGCTATAGACAAAGGCTATGTTGAAACTGTAAAAATTCTTATGGCTAAAGGCACGGCTCAAGACAGCAAGGGCTTGGAAGATGCTTTTATGAGTACTGTATACAGAGGTAATGCTGAATTGGTGGAAGCCCTTCTAAATGAGAGGGCTAGTAGTATGCGCAAAGATACTCTAGAAACAGCCTGTATGATGACCAGAGACAAACGAATTATTAATGCTATTAAAGAAGTTCTACAATAATCAAAGCTGGCCTGTTTGAAACAGATTACCAGTAGGCCAGCTTTTTTGTTATTCATGTGACTTCGTCTTGGTTTTTAGATGCTTGTGAAGAATAAACTATTACTCATTCTTTTCGCTGTTATTCAAACAACCTCAGCATTCAATAACAAAAAGATAGCTGAATATTTGCAAAACAAAAAAGATTTCAGCGGAGCAATACTTATCTCGCATAAAAATTCAGTTATTTTCAAGCAATATTACGGATTTGAAAATCGAGAGCTTAAAATAGCCAACAACAGCAAAACACAATTTCCCATAGCATCTAATACCAAAATTTTCACAGCAACCGCTATTATGCTTTTGCAAGATAAAAAATTATTGCAAGTAACCGATAACATAAGCAAATACATTCCTGAAGCTCATAATTTTACATCTGTAACTATACACCATTTATTAACGCATACTTCTGGCATACCCTGTTATTATAAAAAATGGGCTGATATTTGCTCCTGTAAAAATTTAGACAACATAATTAGGCAAATAAGCACATGGCAACAAGAATTTATACCGGGCTCATCATATCAATACTCAAACACCAATTACTTATTGCTAGCTCATATTATTGAAAAAGTTTCTGGACTGCCATACTATGATTTTTTGATGAAAAATATGTTTCATCCATTGAATATGCACAACACTAACAGCGTCAGCACTGATGACATTACCAAAATAGCTCGTGGATACATCTCAAACAACAATAATATTACTAAATCACCCCTGATCACAAGCCCACTAACGTTAATCGGCAATGGGGACTTATGCGTCAGTTTAGATGACCTGCACATTTGGCTAAAAGCACTCTTCTCATCAAAGATTATCACCAAACCGAGTCTTGATATTTTAGCAGCAAAACAAACAGCACTCAGTCAACACAGTACCCGTGCTCATGGTTATGGCTGTTTTATTGATAAAAAAGACAATAAAACGGTTGTTGAACATACAGGGGCTTTAATTGGATTTTTATCAAAGTTCATGGTTTTCCCTGATGATGATATCATGATCATCATTTTGACAAATGTAGAAAATTTAGAAATATTTTCTGAAATTGAAAAACAGATTCCTAATATGCTTTTTTCTGATGGTGAATAAAATACTGCTCAAGGTATTTTGATCAGCAAAAATCAAACACTTGAATTATCTCAAGCTTTTTTGCTACCGTTGACAAAGTCAAGCATATGACTTTTAAAATTGTCTTTAAAGTAAAATAAGGGGAGAACCATCGATGGAAAACAATAATAATAAAAATAACAAAAACGATAACAAGCCGTCATCAATGTTTACCATGCCAAACACCTCTATGCTGCAGGGCCTGCTTGCATTTATTTTTGGTGTTATTTTAATCGTTATGTCATACAAAATCATCTTAAATATGCTTTTTTTCATTGCCGGATCAATGTTCGTCTATTACGGGCTCGTACTTCTTAAAATTGACAATGCTACACACTTTATTGATAGCTGCATGCAAAAGCTTAGAAGCTTTATTAACCGCTAAGAAAAGGGCCTTCTCCTGAAGGCCCTTTTCTTAGTCAAATTCAACTCTAGTTTTAACTTCTTAATTTCATATCATATACCGCAAGAAACGCAAACAAGGTCATAAGAACCAGGTGCGTCTTAAAACGGGCCGTTGCATGACGCATCATAATAGTGTTAGAACCCAGACGGGCAAGAGCTCGAACCACGTCGCACGTAAGCTTTTTCTTTGTATCAGTCTGGAATGTGCGCACTATTCCCGCGCCCGAAGACAACAAAGGTAAATAATAGCTAACAAGGGCATCAAAGGCTTGCTCACACTCAATCTCAACCTCCTTGGACATATCATCACCACCTTGCAATTTTGATTTGCTCGCAATAGATTGCCAAATCGACTCTCCCAATATGGTACCAGCCAACGTGTTACACAAGCAAACAATGGCATACAAGCTACCAAAGACTTGGTAGTGGACAAAATCATTAGTATGATCACGATTGTAATATTCAAGCCCGTGAATACCAACACGCAATGAATTCACAAGCGTATCAAGCAAAGCCGCAAACTTTTTATCCTCATTCTTTATAAGAACCTTATTTGTCTCAATGCTCAGCGGTAGCTCAAGGAACGCCACTATCCTTCCTACAGCCTCCGTTGTAGTCAACTGGGCTTGGATGGAACTGCCCACAAGAGAAAATAAAAAAATGGTAGAGCTAAAAACATACAAAGCTCTTTTTCTATAGATCTTCATAATCAAGCTAGAAATCCCTTTATACAAAACACACTCTGTTATTACAGACCCTTCAAGTCAACACAGAAAAAATACTTTCGTCAAATATCACTCGCTCAGTAGGTGTTTTGTTGATTAATAATTTCAAAATGAAAAAAATACCATCATGCAATTAATATGCAGCCTTCCACTCACGTAAGCCATTCAAACCCTTTCAAATATATGGTAATTTGAGTGTATGCAAAATAACAAACTCAAGAATAGAGATTTATCCTTATTCAACGACGAGGACCCAATCCATGAGCATGGAAAAACAATACAAGAGTGCTGATTGCGAGCAAGAGATAAAAGATTTTTGGCAACAAGAACGTGTTTATGCATTCACCCAAGATGAAACCAAACAAACTTTCAGCATCGACACCCCTCCTCCC of Campylobacterota bacterium contains these proteins:
- the ndk gene encoding nucleoside-diphosphate kinase; this translates as MENTLAIIKPDAVKAKNTGKIIDRIEQEGFNIIEMKKMHLQRKDAEAFYAVHKDRGFFGELVDFMSSGPIVVMALEKENAIAAWRDLMGATDPAKAADNTIRKLFGANVGENATHGSDAPDTAREELNFFFPNLS
- a CDS encoding DUF2177 family protein — its product is MRMTFLYAGIRFLALCCVAATVELVWIGVVASDFYKTNYGPLMRPATQMGALHWFAAVAVWVLVVSGQLVFLLPYLKRCSWITSCMYGLFWGLITYGIYACTNFAVMAHSNISLLTVDIVWGCMFNLGLALLIKYLY
- a CDS encoding RluA family pseudouridine synthase; the encoded protein is MFIFSYGEVVMINGAQKTPSFIICDQEQDSGLRLDKFLLGKFPDHSRSYLQDLIKEGCVSVNKRIVSKTGTTIRLNDHVTIEFRYWQPNSEPADVKFEIIDEQPDFIVVNKPAGLLVHQARSSKDEVSLVNGLLARYKEFSDFDDPARPGIVHRLDRETSGLLLVARHRKAQTDLAAMFKDRAMNKTYVTLVHGNPPQEGKIDYPIGRNPMQPQRMSHMGFASKPALTYYRVLEYFQDFALVEAKIVTGRTHQIRVHMTALGHSIVGDGLYGSKSKLIARQALHAQTLEFEYGGKKYHYTCPLPRDFQALLGRMKKI
- a CDS encoding 30S ribosomal protein S1, producing MLKNKNIMYQTLLMQELVDNELNLSNDKKAELDQLYEDFGQKFQVGKIITGKVLSKEGNGVTVSIDYKSDGLIPSYEFSDYEIKKLGIGNDIEVILDRLEDESGSVVLSYQKAKSLKAWEKIATLANNDEPVRGIVTHKVKGGLSVDIGIPAFLPGSQVDTQRVTDFDQFVGQEVVCKILKINKKRGNVIISRRKYLEEQRFEDRKKALECIKEGEIVQGIVKNITSYGVFVDVGGIDGLLHITDMSWGRISHPTELVKIGDNISVKVISFDKQNEKISLGMKQLTPNPWENVAQKYPIGNKVKGRISSVTDYGLFVEVEKGVEGLVHISEISWTERIANLSKYYNVGDEIEALVVALDKDNRRMSLSIKQMKEDPWKAISEQFKVGDSIEGKITNITDFGLFVQLAEGVDGLVHISDISWTDHVSHPSDRYKKGDTVKATILAIDSENRKVSLGIKQLEQNPWTQVAQDYKVGDMIEGTVSKITNFGAFVKLEPSGIEGLAHISELADKEIAKVEDILKVGQKATFRIIKVSPEERKLGLSLKEPKAQQRTSEGEQVAQESEIVAKPKQTRAPKDDVKKTAAAKTTAREGVRGTLQQALEEHAAKMKDDVPADSEKKDEE
- a CDS encoding beta-lactamase family protein, which translates into the protein MKNKLLLILFAVIQTTSAFNNKKIAEYLQNKKDFSGAILISHKNSVIFKQYYGFENRELKIANNSKTQFPIASNTKIFTATAIMLLQDKKLLQVTDNISKYIPEAHNFTSVTIHHLLTHTSGIPCYYKKWADICSCKNLDNIIRQISTWQQEFIPGSSYQYSNTNYLLLAHIIEKVSGLPYYDFLMKNMFHPLNMHNTNSVSTDDITKIARGYISNNNNITKSPLITSPLTLIGNGDLCVSLDDLHIWLKALFSSKIITKPSLDILAAKQTALSQHSTRAHGYGCFIDKKDNKTVVEHTGALIGFLSKFMVFPDDDIMIIILTNVENLEIFSEIEKQIPNMLFSDGE
- a CDS encoding superoxide dismutase, with the translated sequence MCGGCPVKKCWTKWSCKTCFKKQHFSDYKYPYSLPQLDYAYDTLEPHLDAPTMELHHTKHHQAYVSNLNKALEPHTEYHGKTLEELLSSLGGMPEELASKVRDHGGGHFNHSLFWKVMSPNGGGQPSGELASKIDKDLGSFDALKESFNKAAQSRFGSGWAWLCVDSNGKLVVSSTGNQDATFEDGLFPIMGLDVWEHAYYLKYQNKRPDYITAWWSVIDWKQVEKNYELAKEACGCK
- a CDS encoding ankyrin repeat domain-containing protein, which encodes MKSIKNITSLMIVGLLLVDTSFAYTDAELRLAKCIKKFDRSDSKLIQTAEKGSLKDLKIALNDSGVKINEVGQLSGMTALMYASRNGNKDMVALLLNKGACPHVRSRWGDNTALREAVKGNHKKIVKLLLDTPSKNSDLLRLSLGYALIEAAKNGYQDIVELLLANGADPNVKGDPDAQSCITSTTALIEASGQGHTNIVKLLLSKGANPNIETSATSTTALHQASSQGHTDIVKLLLANNADPNIRNIWGATALELAKREKHKKIIALFKGSTVALDDALMSAIVNGDAKAVKAHIDAGANVNTRDGNNNPALNKAAEKGYTEIVRILIDAGADVNATDAFGLTALFFAIDKGYVETVKILMAKGTAQDSKGLEDAFMSTVYRGNAELVEALLNERASSMRKDTLETACMMTRDKRIINAIKEVLQ
- the mgtE gene encoding magnesium transporter; amino-acid sequence: MLKITEIINQIVDNISSILKEDSPLGKDLWRTLTQQHPADIAMIISKLDDDKQIKLCKKLPRDLQGVVFEKIPSTLQAELLIKFNTDEAAFIMKGLHADDLIDLFEHLSDHDLIKYLKLLQTKQRSQLISLLNFPPNSAGSHMHSDVITLQENFTVKKSIALLQRMELQTELFERIYVTNKNNILIGYITLEQLVLNKPETPLSEIIHLNELQVYAYEDQEEIASQMRHYDLLYVPVVDEKNHFLGVITGDDVFDIIEEEGEEDLYKISGLSPAKDGYFATPVTTLIRQRSAWLVLLLIFQSCSSFILSQYQDLLNKYGMIAVFLTMLIGTGGNAGNQSATLVIRGFSTREMNRRNTLQVLRREFGMSLVIASLLVFVSFGRVYWAYNNLLGALTVSFSLFLIVITSMTLGTLIPILLERFDFDPAHSAAPFLATLMDVLGVLIYCFICSKILQ